One stretch of Zingiber officinale cultivar Zhangliang chromosome 6B, Zo_v1.1, whole genome shotgun sequence DNA includes these proteins:
- the LOC121988480 gene encoding S-adenosylmethionine decarboxylase proenzyme-like: protein MESKGGKKSSSSSSLQYEAPLGYSIEDVRPHGGIKKFQSAAYSNCVRKPSYPAPLSAIGFEGFEKRLEITFSQASIFADPRGQGLRALSRAQIDSVLDLARCTIVSQLANEDFDSYVLSESSLFIYPYKIILKTCGTTKLLLSIPRILELAAELSLSLISAKYSRGTFIFPSAQPSPHRSFPEEVNILNGFFGSLKSGGNAYVITDPSMPNRKWHIYYATEKPETPMVTLEMCMTGLDNGRASIFYKDSIATSASEMTKLSGISQIIPEMQICDFDFEPCGYSMNGICGPALSTIHVTPEDGFSYASYEAMGINPQSSSYHDLVERVLTCFGPSEFSVAVTIFGGCGHASSWGKKVDICGYTSGEIIEQVLPDGGLLVYQTFSASPVSAVSPRSILHHWARDDQEIEKDDEWFVMMKRGND, encoded by the exons ATGGAGTCAAAAGGTGGGAAAAAGTCTAGTAGTAGTAGTTCGTTACAGTACGAAGCTCCCCTCGGCTACAGCATTGAAGACGTTCGACCACACGGGGGAATCAAGAAGTTCCAATCTGCTGCTTACTCCAAC TGCGTGAGGAAGCCATCCT ACCCTGCCCCACTCTCTGCAATTGGGTTCGAGGGGTTTGAGAAACGTTTAGAGATCACCTTCTCTCAGGCATCCATCTTTGCTGACCCTCGTGGTCAAGGACTGCGTGCCCTTTCTCGGGCACAGATTGACTCTGTTTTGGACTTGGCACGCTGCACCATTGTGTCTCAGTTGGCCAATGAGGATTTTGATTCCTATGTTCTGTCTGAGTCGAGCCTCTTCATCTACCCTTACAAGATCATTCTGAAGACTTGCGGGACTACTAAGCTCCTCCTTTCCATTCCTAGAATCCTTGAGCTTGCGGCAGAGCTTTCGCTCTCTCTTATTTCTGCAAAGTACTCGCGGGGGACCTTTATTTTCCCAAGTGCCCAGCCATCACCACATCGCAGCTTCCCTGAGGAAGTCAATATCCTGAATGGCTTCTTTGGCAGTCTGAAATCTGGTGGTAATGCATACGTTATTACTGATCCATCAATGCCAAACCGCAAATGGCACATCTACTATGCTACTGAGAAGCCAGAGACGCCTATGGTTACTTTGGAGATGTGTATGACTGGATTGGACAATGGCCGTGCATCAATTTTCTACAAGGACTCCATTGCTACATCTGCCAGTGAGATGACAAAGCTCTCTGGGATCTCTCAGATCATCCCTGAGATGCAGATTTGCGACTTTGATTTTGAGCCATGTGGTTACTCTATGAATGGGATATGTGGCCCTGCTCTCTCTACAATTCATGTAACACCGGAGGATGGTTTCAGCTATGCAAGCTATGAAGCCATGGGCATCAATCCTCAGTCCTCATCATACCATGACTTGGTCGAGAGGGTCCTCACATGCTTTGGCCCCTCTGAGTTCTCAGTTGCTGTCACCATATTTGGAGGATGCGGGCATGCCTCTTCTTGGGGAAAGAAAGTCGACATATGTGGCTATACATCCGGTGAAATTATAGAGCAGGTGCTGCCAGATGGGGGATTACTTGTTTACCAGACATTTTCTGCTTCCCCAGTTTCTGCTGTCTCACCGAGGTCCATCCTGCATCACTGGGCGAGAGATGACCAGGAGATTGAAAAAGATGATGAATGGTTTGTGATGATGAAGAGAGGAAATGATTAG